One genomic region from Rubinisphaera margarita encodes:
- a CDS encoding peroxidase family protein, which translates to MTPRKNLRKSLRAVSGTQPIQIETCEQRMLLSGSSVEYASIDGTGNNLTNVDWGSVGEQLERLSAVEYGDGISSMGGELRASAREISNAVASQSDSVANDRYLTDYLWMWGQFLDHDIDLTDPNPETEAADIGVPIGDPWFDPYGTGTQVISLSRSEYDHETGTDVDNPRQQVNVITAFIDGSVIYGSDDVRAAALRTFSNGRLKTSEGDLLPYNEAGLPNAGGTSAALFLAGDIRANENLALTSMHTIWVREHNRLAEQICNRNPSLTDEEIYQQARSIVRAELQHITFNEFLPALLGNGAIGAYEGYDSSVNPNIANEFSTAAYRLGHTFLSSELQRLNSDGTVADEGHISLRDAFFNPSEVATTGIDSLLQGAASQLAQEFDNQIIDDVRNFLFGPPGSGGFDLASLNIQRGRDHGLADYNQTREDMGLARVTSFDQISSNPDVVARLESVYDSVDEIDLWVGMLAEDHVQGSSVGELVRAVLVDQFTRLRDGDRFWYENVLGGEALFKVKQTSLADVIERNSNVIIPQDNIFFAESVMEYRVPGDRPDQVTRVQIRDGNVQIVDQLTGVVMMSRPVGEVDQVRIIGRDNVNDRVVIEGGMHLDAIEGGIVLWGGHDGDDVVHVAGTPKADNIDIEPGMVYVNGHRVENGGFEIISIAGGSGNDDIRATGQDLEASMVVYGNMGDDLIVGCIGNDLLIGGAGNDVINGSRGNDVIEGNEGNDRLFGASGIDFIRGGEGHDQIYGGADDDFLFGEEGNDSLRGEHGNDMLVGGPGRDSLIGGPGQDTIVDADLQAAPDMMTQRSRRDEPTMMDLARRVLNTPDDQDSSGSQQSNSDKPSDFASRVPEPSPEIEDLGVAALESLFEFGRDHRA; encoded by the coding sequence ATGACACCCCGAAAAAACCTGCGGAAATCCCTGCGCGCAGTCAGCGGCACCCAGCCGATTCAGATCGAAACTTGCGAACAACGAATGCTGCTCAGCGGCTCGTCGGTTGAGTACGCCAGCATCGACGGGACAGGAAACAACCTGACCAACGTCGACTGGGGCAGCGTTGGCGAGCAGCTCGAACGACTCTCTGCCGTTGAGTATGGCGACGGCATCTCTTCGATGGGCGGAGAGCTGCGTGCCAGTGCCCGTGAGATCAGTAACGCCGTTGCGAGTCAGTCTGACTCGGTGGCCAACGACCGCTATCTCACCGACTACCTCTGGATGTGGGGACAGTTCCTCGATCACGATATCGATCTGACCGATCCCAATCCCGAGACGGAAGCAGCCGACATCGGGGTTCCAATCGGTGATCCCTGGTTCGATCCGTACGGCACCGGCACTCAGGTGATTTCGCTCTCGCGCTCGGAATACGATCATGAGACCGGCACCGATGTTGATAATCCGCGTCAGCAGGTCAACGTCATCACGGCGTTCATCGATGGCTCTGTAATCTACGGATCGGATGACGTTCGAGCCGCGGCATTGCGGACGTTCTCCAACGGCAGGCTCAAAACCAGTGAGGGAGACCTTCTTCCTTACAATGAGGCGGGATTGCCGAACGCCGGCGGCACGAGCGCCGCCCTGTTCCTGGCCGGGGATATCCGGGCCAACGAGAACCTCGCGCTGACTTCGATGCATACTATCTGGGTACGGGAGCACAATCGACTGGCTGAGCAGATCTGCAATCGCAATCCGAGTCTGACTGACGAGGAGATCTACCAGCAGGCCCGCAGCATCGTTCGAGCCGAACTCCAGCACATCACGTTCAACGAGTTCCTCCCCGCTCTGCTCGGCAACGGAGCGATCGGCGCCTACGAAGGCTACGATTCGAGCGTGAATCCGAACATTGCGAACGAGTTCTCCACAGCCGCCTATCGGTTGGGGCACACGTTCCTTTCGTCGGAACTGCAGCGGTTGAACTCTGACGGCACCGTCGCAGACGAAGGTCACATCTCTTTGCGGGATGCCTTCTTCAACCCGAGTGAAGTCGCGACGACCGGGATCGATTCTCTGCTTCAGGGAGCGGCTTCTCAGCTGGCCCAGGAGTTCGACAACCAGATTATCGATGACGTTCGCAACTTCCTGTTCGGCCCTCCAGGTTCGGGCGGGTTCGACCTGGCCTCGCTGAATATTCAACGCGGCCGCGATCATGGTCTGGCCGATTACAACCAGACTCGCGAAGACATGGGGCTGGCCCGCGTGACTTCGTTCGACCAGATTTCATCGAATCCCGATGTTGTCGCTCGGCTCGAATCGGTTTACGACTCCGTCGATGAGATCGATCTGTGGGTCGGCATGCTGGCGGAAGATCATGTGCAGGGATCGAGCGTGGGCGAACTCGTGCGGGCCGTTTTGGTCGATCAGTTCACCCGTCTCCGCGATGGCGATCGCTTCTGGTACGAAAATGTGCTCGGAGGCGAGGCGCTGTTCAAGGTGAAACAGACTTCCCTGGCCGATGTGATCGAACGCAACTCGAACGTAATCATTCCGCAGGACAATATCTTCTTCGCCGAGTCGGTGATGGAGTACCGGGTCCCCGGGGATCGTCCCGATCAGGTGACCCGCGTGCAGATTCGTGACGGCAACGTCCAGATTGTCGATCAGTTGACCGGCGTTGTGATGATGTCCCGCCCGGTCGGCGAAGTCGATCAGGTTCGGATCATCGGGCGTGACAACGTCAACGATCGGGTGGTGATCGAAGGCGGGATGCATCTCGACGCGATTGAGGGAGGCATTGTCCTCTGGGGCGGTCATGATGGAGATGATGTCGTCCATGTCGCCGGGACGCCGAAGGCGGACAACATCGACATCGAACCCGGCATGGTCTACGTCAACGGTCACCGGGTCGAGAATGGCGGATTCGAAATCATCTCGATCGCCGGTGGCAGCGGGAACGACGATATTCGTGCGACCGGCCAGGATCTTGAAGCGTCCATGGTGGTCTACGGCAACATGGGCGATGACCTGATCGTCGGTTGCATCGGCAATGATCTGCTGATTGGAGGAGCCGGGAACGATGTGATCAACGGCTCTCGCGGGAACGACGTCATCGAAGGGAATGAAGGCAACGATCGTCTGTTCGGTGCCAGCGGCATCGACTTCATTCGTGGCGGCGAAGGTCACGATCAGATCTACGGCGGCGCTGACGACGACTTCCTCTTCGGCGAAGAGGGGAACGATTCGCTGCGTGGAGAACACGGCAATGACATGCTCGTGGGTGGACCGGGCCGAGACAGCCTCATCGGCGGCCCCGGTCAGGATACGATCGTCGATGCCGATCTTCAGGCGGCTCCCGATATGATGACTCAGCGGTCTCGACGCGATGAACCGACGATGATGGATCTGGCACGGCGGGTGCTGAACACGCCGGATGATCAGGATTCGAGCGGATCTCAGCAGTCGAATTCGGACAAGCCGTCTGACTTCGCGAGTCGAGTCCCGGAACCCTCTCCGGAGATCGAAGATCTTGGAGTCGCGGCTCTCGAATCCCTCTTCGAGTTCGGGCGCGATCATCGAGCTTAG
- a CDS encoding helix-turn-helix domain-containing protein, giving the protein MSAEFQHSLLNLPENEFARAALERLLSADPDFAPPLVLIHGPSGTGKSHLIMHAANRFLTQFQDVNFRILPIYEFASLNLEAASTGKPIPQLDDLGDLDLLVCEELHHIERQSWLQKKLLVLIDEILSFGGRVILSSQIPIGEFQQSLPKLISRGHAGITAHIPYPERHSRISLLHHYSQHRELYLPTQSCEILADRLPVSPRELYGVIAQLEAVAQIENQELTPDVIRNFLELQHDGQKPSLAEIAKAVAREFGVTLKAIRSATRERSLLIPRQTAMWLSRDLIQANYAEIGRYYGNRSHSTVMHACQAVQRKIIENPELDFRLAQLRRLLQGLPAKPR; this is encoded by the coding sequence ATGTCCGCCGAATTCCAGCATTCACTGCTAAATCTGCCCGAGAACGAGTTCGCGCGAGCGGCCCTGGAGCGGTTGCTCTCCGCCGATCCCGATTTCGCTCCGCCTCTGGTTTTGATTCACGGCCCCTCCGGAACCGGCAAGTCGCATCTCATCATGCATGCTGCGAACCGGTTCCTGACGCAATTTCAGGACGTCAACTTCCGCATTCTGCCGATTTACGAGTTCGCCTCGCTGAATCTCGAAGCCGCCTCGACCGGCAAACCGATTCCCCAACTCGACGACCTCGGCGATCTCGATCTGCTCGTCTGCGAAGAACTTCACCACATCGAACGGCAAAGCTGGCTTCAGAAAAAACTGCTTGTTCTGATCGACGAGATTCTTTCCTTCGGCGGCCGCGTCATCCTCTCTTCACAAATTCCGATTGGAGAGTTCCAACAGTCGCTTCCCAAGTTGATCAGTCGCGGTCATGCCGGAATTACAGCTCATATCCCTTATCCGGAACGACATAGCCGCATCAGCCTGCTGCATCACTACTCCCAGCATCGGGAGCTCTATCTTCCGACACAGAGCTGTGAAATTCTGGCGGACCGGTTGCCAGTTTCCCCGCGCGAGTTGTACGGCGTGATTGCCCAGCTCGAAGCCGTCGCTCAGATCGAGAATCAGGAATTGACGCCGGACGTGATCCGCAACTTTCTCGAACTGCAGCACGATGGGCAGAAGCCCTCGCTGGCGGAGATTGCCAAAGCCGTTGCCCGCGAGTTCGGCGTCACCCTCAAAGCGATCCGCTCCGCCACTCGAGAGCGAAGCCTGTTGATCCCCCGACAAACGGCGATGTGGCTGTCACGCGACCTGATTCAGGCCAACTACGCCGAGATCGGCCGTTATTACGGCAACCGCAGTCACAGCACGGTGATGCATGCCTGCCAGGCCGTGCAGCGAAAGATCATCGAGAACCCCGAACTCGACTTTCGCCTCGCCCAGCTCCGCCGCCTTCTGCAGGGCCTCCCGGCCAAACCTCGCTAA
- the scpB gene encoding SMC-Scp complex subunit ScpB, with product MSESELSPSAEDPDVFSESAIEEAYILALRASEEAGMVPPQVELEPADWEQVEHATPQDSEPPAPVAEVPDEDVLTFKRPRHTPEQIIEALLFVGGEKLTARKLAGFIGHQCQDETIREYVETINQKYRDQLRPYEIILGEEGYQMTLNAEYQRQRNSVFGLGPREVRLSQDVLEVLSFVAFQQPVTKSDLEQLDRSGTMSSLRQLIRRELVETSRREDGDVEYRTTDRFLTLFGLSSLQDLPRTRDLKLK from the coding sequence ATGTCGGAATCTGAGCTCAGCCCCTCAGCCGAGGATCCTGACGTTTTCAGCGAATCCGCAATCGAAGAAGCGTACATACTGGCTCTTCGCGCCTCCGAAGAAGCGGGGATGGTTCCGCCTCAGGTCGAGCTGGAACCGGCCGACTGGGAACAGGTCGAGCACGCCACTCCGCAAGATTCCGAACCCCCCGCACCTGTCGCCGAGGTTCCAGACGAGGATGTTCTCACCTTCAAACGGCCCCGACATACGCCCGAGCAGATTATTGAAGCCCTGCTGTTCGTCGGTGGCGAAAAACTGACGGCTCGCAAGCTCGCCGGTTTCATTGGGCATCAATGCCAGGATGAAACGATCCGCGAGTACGTGGAGACCATCAATCAGAAGTATCGGGATCAGCTGCGGCCCTACGAGATCATTCTCGGCGAGGAGGGCTACCAGATGACGCTCAATGCCGAGTATCAGCGGCAACGGAACTCCGTCTTCGGACTTGGTCCCCGCGAAGTTCGATTGTCCCAGGACGTTCTGGAAGTCCTGTCGTTCGTCGCCTTTCAGCAGCCGGTGACCAAAAGCGACCTGGAACAGCTCGACCGCTCCGGAACGATGTCCTCGTTGAGGCAGCTCATCCGCCGGGAGCTCGTTGAAACGAGCCGCCGGGAGGATGGAGACGTGGAATACCGGACGACGGACCGATTTCTGACGCTGTTCGGCTTGAGCAGCCTGCAGGATCTGCCAAGGACCCGGGATCTGAAACTGAAGTAG
- a CDS encoding carboxymuconolactone decarboxylase family protein has translation MLGLKPVAEENAEGKVAQVYGRLHDLLGPEPLPEGFLLMGNVEPFLGDFYMNFKKFVWSPGKIDENSKAAIALAVAVHAHSKYWVEFYTQRCRDLGWGEQQLAELVAISTTNYMYNTFFKFRKISGTDRFDGMPVGLRAHTFSSTSLEVPLIELVNIAISDLNACEPCVQGHISKANEVGVSHEMMLEAVQCASTVYAGCQFTSAVA, from the coding sequence ATGCTTGGGCTGAAGCCGGTTGCGGAAGAGAATGCGGAAGGAAAAGTGGCTCAAGTGTACGGTCGCCTGCACGATTTGCTGGGCCCGGAGCCACTGCCTGAAGGTTTCCTGCTGATGGGGAATGTCGAGCCCTTTCTCGGCGACTTCTACATGAACTTCAAGAAGTTCGTCTGGTCACCGGGAAAAATCGACGAGAACTCCAAGGCCGCGATTGCCCTGGCCGTCGCCGTTCATGCCCACAGCAAATACTGGGTCGAATTCTACACCCAACGCTGCAGGGACCTGGGCTGGGGTGAGCAGCAACTGGCGGAACTGGTCGCCATTTCGACGACAAACTACATGTACAACACGTTTTTCAAGTTCCGTAAGATCTCCGGCACCGATCGCTTCGATGGCATGCCGGTCGGACTGCGGGCCCACACTTTCTCTTCCACGAGTCTGGAAGTCCCGCTGATTGAACTGGTTAACATTGCGATCAGTGATCTGAATGCCTGCGAACCGTGCGTGCAGGGCCACATCTCCAAAGCGAATGAGGTTGGCGTATCGCACGAAATGATGCTCGAAGCCGTTCAGTGTGCCTCGACTGTCTACGCCGGTTGTCAGTTCACCAGCGCAGTGGCGTAG
- a CDS encoding thioredoxin-like domain-containing protein has translation MSSMTGWKFASLLLFAGYQLYSPALLPAADTPGADLALSFRPMQKDVVYEEIDKADYASCKVEIDRQDKVSGWVVFGPDGQVLRRFWDTNGDNVVDQWRYYDRGYEVYRDMDTNFNNKVDQSRWLNIAGTRWGIDTNEDGRLDQWKVISAEEASREAILAMAKGDAQRLSLVLVNGDDIKKLGLAADLAEKMNKDLANPAETMRTRVSSSKVVNAATQWIRFDSSMLMPYVVPVDEGKANQDLIVYENVMAIVETAGETGFVQIGEMMQIGNVWKLTQIPAPIEGETLEMTDGGTLMQPSMAAATPGMAAQSEISPEMRKLLTDLQELDSNAPTPQSTAADLARYNSRRVEILRGLLAISSTEEEREQWLTQLIDGLAAAVQTGKYSEGVRQLAAVEADLVKQRPNSPLVSYTAYRRLLAEYTMKLQAAPADNAEREALQTWWLTQLKTFVDTYPKSDDAADALLQLAITEEFSGNMDEAKKWYTSLSTNHAKTDAGERAIGALRRIGLEGKPLQLKGSGIDGKPVDLASYRGKAVLVIFWATWCQPCTEDLPQLKALYDQYRAKGFEIVGINLDTQREAVVPYINQHGNRWAHIAEPQGLEGRLAIDFGIISVPTMFLLNQQGVVVSNSTSVEDLKEELPTLLP, from the coding sequence ATGAGTTCGATGACTGGCTGGAAATTTGCGTCTCTACTTCTCTTCGCTGGTTACCAGCTTTACTCACCAGCATTGCTCCCCGCTGCAGACACGCCGGGAGCTGACCTGGCCCTCTCCTTCCGCCCGATGCAGAAGGATGTGGTCTACGAGGAAATCGACAAGGCGGACTACGCCAGCTGCAAAGTCGAAATTGATCGGCAGGACAAGGTGTCCGGCTGGGTCGTTTTCGGACCCGACGGGCAGGTTCTCCGCCGGTTCTGGGATACCAACGGCGACAACGTGGTCGACCAGTGGCGATACTATGATCGCGGTTACGAGGTCTACCGCGACATGGACACCAACTTCAACAACAAAGTCGATCAGTCCCGCTGGTTGAACATCGCCGGCACCCGCTGGGGCATCGATACCAACGAAGACGGCCGACTCGACCAGTGGAAAGTCATTTCCGCCGAAGAAGCCTCTCGTGAAGCCATTCTGGCCATGGCCAAGGGGGACGCTCAGCGGCTCTCTCTGGTCCTCGTCAACGGCGACGATATCAAGAAGCTCGGGCTGGCTGCGGATCTGGCCGAAAAGATGAACAAGGACCTCGCGAACCCCGCCGAAACGATGCGGACTCGGGTCTCCTCCTCGAAAGTCGTCAACGCGGCCACGCAATGGATACGGTTCGACAGCTCCATGCTGATGCCTTACGTGGTTCCCGTCGACGAAGGCAAAGCCAATCAGGATCTCATTGTCTATGAGAACGTGATGGCCATCGTCGAAACGGCCGGCGAGACGGGCTTCGTGCAGATCGGCGAAATGATGCAAATCGGCAATGTCTGGAAGCTCACGCAGATTCCGGCTCCGATTGAAGGCGAGACGCTCGAAATGACCGACGGAGGCACGCTGATGCAGCCCTCCATGGCCGCCGCCACACCCGGCATGGCCGCTCAATCCGAGATCTCGCCCGAAATGCGAAAACTGCTGACCGACCTGCAGGAACTCGACAGCAATGCTCCGACGCCGCAGTCAACCGCAGCAGACCTGGCTCGCTACAACAGCCGCCGCGTCGAAATCCTGCGCGGTCTACTCGCGATCTCCTCGACCGAGGAAGAACGCGAACAGTGGCTGACGCAGCTGATCGACGGACTCGCCGCGGCTGTCCAGACCGGAAAATATTCGGAAGGGGTCCGCCAGCTGGCCGCCGTCGAAGCCGATCTGGTCAAGCAGCGACCAAATTCGCCACTCGTTTCCTACACGGCTTATCGCCGGTTGCTCGCGGAATACACAATGAAGCTGCAGGCTGCTCCGGCAGATAACGCCGAACGGGAAGCCCTGCAGACCTGGTGGCTGACTCAGCTCAAAACGTTCGTTGATACCTATCCGAAATCGGACGACGCCGCCGACGCCCTGCTGCAACTGGCCATCACCGAAGAGTTCAGTGGCAACATGGATGAGGCGAAGAAGTGGTATACCTCCCTCTCGACCAACCATGCGAAAACCGACGCGGGCGAACGGGCTATCGGAGCATTGCGACGAATCGGGCTGGAAGGCAAACCGCTGCAGCTCAAGGGATCGGGCATCGATGGCAAGCCGGTCGATCTGGCCTCCTATCGCGGCAAGGCCGTCCTGGTCATCTTCTGGGCGACCTGGTGTCAGCCCTGCACCGAAGACCTGCCCCAGCTGAAAGCTCTGTACGATCAGTATCGGGCGAAGGGCTTCGAGATCGTCGGGATCAATCTCGATACGCAGCGTGAAGCGGTCGTGCCCTACATCAATCAGCACGGCAACCGCTGGGCGCACATCGCCGAACCGCAGGGACTCGAAGGCCGTCTCGCCATCGACTTCGGCATCATCTCCGTGCCGACCATGTTCCTCCTCAACCAGCAGGGCGTCGTCGTCAGCAACTCCACTTCCGTGGAAGACCTCAAAGAGGAACTGCCGACTCTACTGCCGTAG
- a CDS encoding HEAT repeat domain-containing protein, whose protein sequence is MNGFPSRESLETQHSTPSNIMRYALLPIRIPVAAALAVLILSPLCARADLVRLKSGGEIRGKIITGPQDLGLYVAVRTVTGSVVTVFARDVEFETRRPLSYEEYELKSRLLPETVEAHWDMSEWCREQHLSRQRDLHLEKVIELDPENEVAHRALGHVERNGKWTTLEEHMIDQGYVKFRGRYITPEEKLLLEHSREERERQKEWYSKVAMWSDWLTGRRDTQRELALQNFREITDGSAIPSLQRYLGEQESRDLRLLYIEVLEQIPGPQATSALVRMSVFDGDQGLRMRSVEKIAPEQRQLAVAEFIQHLQDEQNVVVRRAASGLKQMGSEVAVPRLIEALVTTHSYRIKVPNPTVGVSMGPGGAVAPGTRVALPPDIEAGLLTGAIDPANIHFPGANSFRWETVRVQQQNPEVLDALQTLTDADFGFDERTWKLWWMSQSS, encoded by the coding sequence GTGAACGGATTTCCAAGCCGCGAATCACTCGAGACACAGCATTCTACTCCGTCCAACATCATGCGTTACGCCCTGCTTCCAATCCGAATTCCGGTCGCGGCTGCTCTGGCCGTGTTAATACTGAGCCCGCTGTGCGCGCGGGCGGATCTGGTGCGCCTCAAGTCGGGCGGAGAAATTCGGGGGAAGATCATCACTGGTCCTCAGGACCTGGGACTGTATGTTGCCGTCAGAACGGTGACTGGATCAGTGGTGACGGTCTTCGCTCGCGACGTCGAATTCGAAACCCGTCGCCCGCTCTCCTACGAAGAGTATGAGCTCAAGTCGCGGCTGCTTCCCGAAACGGTCGAAGCCCACTGGGACATGTCGGAATGGTGTCGGGAGCAGCATCTGTCGCGTCAGCGCGATCTGCATCTCGAAAAAGTGATCGAGCTCGATCCCGAGAACGAGGTGGCTCATCGGGCACTCGGCCACGTCGAACGCAATGGGAAGTGGACCACGCTCGAAGAGCACATGATCGATCAGGGCTATGTGAAGTTCCGGGGGCGGTATATTACGCCGGAAGAGAAACTTCTGCTTGAGCACAGTCGCGAAGAGCGGGAGCGTCAGAAGGAATGGTACAGCAAGGTCGCGATGTGGTCGGACTGGTTGACCGGCCGCCGCGATACTCAGCGGGAACTGGCGTTGCAGAACTTCCGTGAGATCACCGACGGATCGGCGATTCCCAGTCTGCAGCGGTATCTTGGCGAACAGGAATCGCGGGACCTGCGTCTGCTGTATATTGAAGTTCTGGAGCAGATTCCCGGTCCGCAGGCGACATCAGCTCTGGTGCGGATGTCCGTCTTTGACGGCGATCAGGGGCTGCGGATGCGGTCGGTCGAGAAGATCGCCCCGGAACAGCGACAACTCGCCGTGGCGGAATTCATTCAGCACCTGCAGGATGAGCAGAATGTCGTCGTCCGCCGAGCGGCCTCAGGACTCAAGCAGATGGGCAGCGAAGTCGCCGTGCCTCGTCTGATTGAAGCACTGGTGACGACCCACTCCTATCGAATCAAGGTGCCCAATCCGACCGTGGGCGTTTCCATGGGACCGGGCGGAGCCGTCGCTCCCGGCACGCGGGTCGCGCTACCGCCGGACATTGAAGCCGGTCTGCTGACCGGCGCGATCGATCCGGCCAACATCCATTTCCCGGGAGCCAACTCCTTCCGCTGGGAAACCGTTCGGGTCCAGCAGCAGAACCCGGAAGTGCTCGACGCTCTGCAGACGCTGACCGACGCCGACTTCGGCTTTGACGAACGCACGTGGAAACTCTGGTGGATGTCCCAGAGCTCGTAA
- a CDS encoding outer membrane protein assembly factor BamB family protein — MIRNIQVLSALLVLVAATEVSAQVNRLSANPIPTARNLNRYGLEVTWASQATLEVGLDKIAHVAIDERSVVALSQAGMVSMFDAETGQKMWVARVGRGVQATFMPVMNDTQVLIVSGMTLYALDRARGGIEWQIKLPQMPSTGPSADDDQIYIGALDGSVYAFDLRRIAELYQERMLPEYSLSTRVWRYKAGKKITSPPVRYGRSVSFASLDNSLYTVSANSRNLLFQFETDAPISAPLVIYKDYVFLASEDFNFYCLQASNGQVRWSFLSGLPIRKAPHVIEGMVRGVRSEVVYVLPETGGMSAIDAFNGNLIWSQPQRRAVDFRGATDNYLFVTDEIGNILILERDFGRVIGNIAANTYTINTANDLSDRLFMARPDGLIVMIREHDSTFPKYYKFPERRPIMPELFDPELHTEEAENAENIDNVLPGNGDDSTTLPGQE; from the coding sequence ATGATTCGGAATATTCAGGTTTTGAGTGCACTACTCGTCCTCGTGGCAGCGACGGAGGTGTCCGCTCAAGTCAATCGACTCAGTGCGAACCCCATTCCCACAGCGCGCAACCTGAACCGCTACGGGCTGGAAGTGACCTGGGCCAGTCAGGCGACGCTGGAAGTCGGGCTCGACAAAATCGCCCATGTCGCCATCGATGAACGCTCCGTCGTCGCGCTGAGTCAGGCCGGAATGGTCTCGATGTTCGACGCCGAGACCGGGCAGAAGATGTGGGTCGCCCGAGTCGGCCGCGGCGTGCAGGCAACGTTTATGCCGGTCATGAACGACACGCAGGTGCTCATCGTATCCGGAATGACGCTGTACGCTCTCGATCGGGCTCGTGGCGGAATCGAATGGCAGATCAAACTGCCGCAGATGCCGTCGACCGGCCCCTCCGCCGATGACGACCAGATTTATATCGGGGCTCTCGATGGCAGTGTGTACGCATTCGATCTGCGTCGGATTGCTGAGCTGTATCAGGAACGAATGCTGCCGGAGTACTCACTCTCGACGCGCGTCTGGCGTTATAAAGCGGGCAAGAAGATCACGTCTCCGCCGGTCCGTTACGGCCGGTCCGTCAGCTTTGCCAGCCTCGACAACTCGTTGTATACCGTCAGCGCGAATTCGCGGAATCTGCTGTTTCAGTTTGAAACCGATGCCCCGATTTCCGCTCCGCTGGTCATCTACAAAGATTACGTGTTCCTGGCTTCCGAAGATTTTAACTTCTACTGCCTGCAGGCCTCCAATGGGCAGGTCCGCTGGTCGTTCCTGTCCGGCCTTCCAATCCGCAAGGCCCCGCATGTCATTGAAGGAATGGTTCGCGGAGTTCGGTCAGAAGTCGTCTACGTGCTGCCAGAAACCGGGGGCATGTCGGCGATCGATGCTTTCAACGGGAATCTCATCTGGAGCCAGCCGCAGCGGCGGGCTGTCGACTTTCGCGGCGCCACGGACAACTATCTGTTCGTGACGGACGAGATTGGCAACATTCTCATTCTTGAACGGGACTTCGGCCGTGTCATCGGCAATATCGCCGCCAACACTTACACGATCAACACCGCCAACGATCTGTCGGACCGCCTCTTCATGGCCCGGCCCGATGGACTGATTGTGATGATCCGCGAACACGACAGTACATTCCCGAAGTACTACAAGTTCCCGGAACGCCGCCCGATCATGCCGGAACTCTTCGATCCGGAACTCCACACCGAAGAAGCTGAAAACGCGGAGAACATCGACAACGTTCTGCCGGGCAACGGAGATGACTCGACCACGCTGCCGGGGCAGGAGTAA
- a CDS encoding tetratricopeptide repeat protein → MLRTQLFVLATLLTALSFSGVPAQADEDADLAARVRQLEERLESLEKKLEPMLKEQNREDLVVRQRTAARERMRQDVETYTREDLQSIERLYQVANDNWQSPEAVESLKTLVEKYKKANRTGCAILYLGQMTKGDQQIRYLKQAIDDFSDCYYGNGVQVGAYGRFLLAYHLKQAGQDAEAERLLTELEEKYPDAIDHRGRLLNELSLE, encoded by the coding sequence ATGTTGCGGACTCAGTTGTTTGTGCTGGCTACTCTGCTGACGGCTCTTTCGTTTTCCGGTGTCCCGGCTCAGGCTGACGAGGATGCTGACCTTGCGGCTCGCGTCAGGCAATTGGAAGAGCGGCTCGAATCGCTGGAGAAAAAGCTGGAGCCGATGCTGAAAGAGCAGAACCGGGAAGATCTGGTGGTTCGACAGCGCACGGCGGCCCGCGAACGGATGCGCCAGGATGTCGAGACCTATACGCGGGAGGATCTGCAGTCGATCGAGCGGTTGTATCAGGTCGCGAACGATAACTGGCAGTCGCCGGAAGCGGTCGAGAGTCTGAAAACGCTTGTTGAGAAGTACAAGAAGGCTAACCGAACTGGTTGTGCGATTTTGTATCTGGGACAGATGACGAAGGGGGATCAGCAGATCCGGTACCTGAAGCAGGCGATCGACGACTTTAGCGACTGCTATTATGGGAACGGAGTTCAGGTCGGGGCATACGGCCGGTTCCTGCTCGCGTATCATTTGAAGCAGGCGGGCCAGGACGCCGAGGCCGAACGGTTACTCACCGAGCTGGAAGAAAAATACCCGGATGCGATCGATCATCGCGGTCGGCTGCTTAATGAGCTGTCGCTGGAGTAG